One region of Fimbriiglobus ruber genomic DNA includes:
- a CDS encoding pyridoxamine 5'-phosphate oxidase family protein, producing the protein MIREISRQECLQVLSGTRLARLACARENQPYIVPVYLVYDEASGYLYGYTTPGQKVEWMRANPLVCVEVDLVTAYDRWVSIIAFGRYEELPEGPGSDDAMLRAPERPRQTAEVMPALSADHGESRFGDGTRDDERERAWQILSTNPFWGEPALAAWKARANRGPAEPFASVYYRIRIDRVTGHEAIRDAVNAISDTGPTTPAVPPAASRDGQQNAISRAFGDKSDAVGPTS; encoded by the coding sequence ATGATCCGCGAAATCAGCAGGCAGGAATGCCTACAAGTGCTTTCCGGAACGCGATTGGCGCGACTGGCCTGTGCGCGCGAGAACCAGCCGTACATCGTTCCCGTCTACCTCGTCTACGACGAAGCCTCCGGGTATCTCTACGGCTACACCACCCCCGGACAGAAGGTCGAGTGGATGCGGGCCAATCCACTCGTCTGCGTCGAGGTGGACCTGGTCACGGCTTACGACCGGTGGGTCAGCATCATTGCGTTCGGCCGGTACGAAGAGTTGCCCGAGGGCCCGGGGAGCGACGACGCGATGCTCCGGGCTCCGGAACGCCCGCGGCAGACCGCCGAAGTCATGCCCGCCTTGTCCGCCGACCACGGCGAGAGCCGATTCGGGGACGGGACACGCGATGATGAGCGGGAACGGGCGTGGCAAATCCTGAGCACAAATCCTTTCTGGGGCGAGCCGGCCCTCGCCGCCTGGAAAGCCCGCGCCAACCGCGGCCCGGCCGAGCCGTTCGCTTCCGTCTACTACCGGATCCGGATCGACCGCGTCACGGGCCACGAGGCTATCCGGGATGCTGTGAATGCGATCTCCGACACCGGGCCTACCACCCCTGCCGTCCCTCCCGCCGCGAGCCGCGACGGGCAGCAAAACGCCATCTCGCGAGCATTCGGTGACAAATCGGATGCGGTCGGCCCGACCTCTTGA